The stretch of DNA GGACGTTTGGGGGTACGGGTTAATGTCGATTGCTATCCGCGAAACTCGCCGCAATCCCCGACGCCGCCGCCACGGTACCGTTGGGTTGAAGTCCGAACGATCCCAACGATACCCGATGAAACTCCGTCAGAACGTCCGTCACTTCGCCGCGAAGCAGGCGCTCACCATGCCCGTCGTCGGCGATTTGGTGCGCGAGAAACTCGTCGACCTCCACGTCGACGTATTCGGGTCGAAGGCCGCCGAGGGTCGTCGTGCGGAGCGCGAGCCGCGGTTGGAGGCGTTCTTCGATTATACGTTCGACACCTACGTCGACGCCCTCGACGAGGGCTTCTCCGAGGCGAAGGCCCGCGAAATCACTCACGTCCAAGCCAACTTCGAGTTCTACAACCACGGCTGGACCGAGATGATGGAGTTTCCCGCCGACGAACTCGACGACCACCACGACCGCTACGGCGACTTCTTCGAGCGCCACGGCATCACCATCGCCGACCCGCTCGGCGAGTACGGCGGCGACCTGCCGGACGCCCCGTCGACGCCCGACCGCATCGAGGACCCCGTCCATCCCCACGCCGAAGGCGGTTTCGCCGACGACGTTTA from Haloplanus salinus encodes:
- a CDS encoding DUF6149 family protein produces the protein MKLRQNVRHFAAKQALTMPVVGDLVREKLVDLHVDVFGSKAAEGRRAEREPRLEAFFDYTFDTYVDALDEGFSEAKAREITHVQANFEFYNHGWTEMMEFPADELDDHHDRYGDFFERHGITIADPLGEYGGDLPDAPSTPDRIEDPVHPHAEGGFADDVYVEDGDGNLVVGGQAEPDDVDVSVAPGVEDGEA